A window of the Streptomyces sp. JB150 genome harbors these coding sequences:
- the polA gene encoding DNA polymerase I — translation MAETASKKTDNPSGGSRPRLMLMDGHSLAYRAFFALPAENFTTATGQPTNAIYGFASMLANTLRDEEPTHFAVAFDVSRKTWRSEEFTEYKANRSKTPDEFKGQVELIGELLDAMHVSRFAVEGYEADDVIATLATQAEAEGFEVLIVTGDRDSFQLVSDHTTVLYPTKGVSELTRFTPEKVFEKYGLTPAQYPDFAALRGDPSDNLPGIPGVGEKTAAKWINQFGSFAELVERVDEVKGKAGQNLRDHLEAVKLNRRLTELERQVRLDKTVADLKRAPYDRKAVAMVLDTLEIRNPSLRERLLAVDPGAQEAESAPVVADGVELDGRILTTGELAGWLAEHGTGPLGVATVDTWALGTGSVAEIALATASGPAAWFDPSQLDEADERAFAAWLADADRPKVLHNAKGAMRVFAEHGWTVAGVTMDTALAAYLVKPGRRSFDLDALSLEYLHRELAPAAAADGQLAFGADDGAEAEALMIQARAVLDLGEAFGERLREVGAADLLRDVELPTSALLARMERHGIAADRAHLEAMEQMFAGAVQQAVKEAHAAVGHEFNLGSPKQLQEVLFGELGLPKTKKTKTGYTTDADALAWLAGQTDNELPVIMLRHREQAKLRVTVEGLIKTIATDGRIHTTFNQTVAATGRLSSTDPNLQNIPVRTDEGRAIRRGFVVGEGYESLMTADYSQIELRVMAHLSEDEGLIEAFTSGEDLHTTVASQVFSVDRSAVDAEMRRKIKAMSYGLAYGLSAFGLSQQLNIEAAEARALMDTYFERFGGVRDYLHRVVDEARATGYTETLFGRRRYLPDLNSDNRQRREMAERMALNAPIQGTAADIVKIAMLNVDRALTEAKLTSRMLLQVHDEIVLEIAPGERERVEEIVRREMAGAVRLRAPLDVSVGVGSDWESAAH, via the coding sequence GTGGCAGAGACAGCATCGAAGAAGACCGACAACCCCTCCGGCGGGAGCCGACCCCGGCTGATGCTCATGGACGGGCACTCCCTGGCCTACCGCGCGTTCTTCGCGCTCCCCGCGGAGAACTTCACGACCGCGACGGGCCAGCCGACGAACGCAATCTACGGCTTCGCGTCGATGCTGGCCAACACGCTGCGTGACGAGGAGCCCACCCACTTCGCGGTGGCGTTCGACGTCTCCCGCAAGACCTGGCGCTCGGAGGAGTTCACCGAGTACAAGGCGAACCGCTCCAAGACGCCGGACGAGTTCAAGGGCCAGGTCGAGCTGATCGGCGAGCTGCTCGACGCGATGCACGTGTCCCGCTTCGCGGTGGAGGGGTACGAGGCGGACGACGTGATCGCCACCCTCGCCACCCAGGCCGAGGCCGAGGGCTTCGAGGTGCTGATCGTCACCGGCGACCGCGACTCCTTCCAGCTGGTCAGCGACCACACCACGGTGCTGTATCCGACGAAGGGCGTCTCCGAGCTGACCCGCTTCACCCCGGAGAAGGTCTTCGAGAAGTACGGCTTGACGCCCGCGCAGTACCCGGACTTCGCCGCGCTGCGCGGCGACCCGTCCGACAACCTCCCGGGCATCCCCGGCGTCGGCGAGAAGACCGCCGCGAAGTGGATCAACCAGTTCGGCTCCTTCGCCGAGCTGGTCGAACGCGTCGACGAGGTCAAGGGCAAGGCCGGTCAGAACCTGCGCGACCACCTGGAGGCCGTCAAGCTCAACCGCCGCCTCACCGAGCTGGAGCGGCAGGTCCGGCTGGACAAGACGGTCGCCGACCTGAAGCGCGCGCCGTACGACCGCAAGGCGGTCGCGATGGTCCTCGACACCCTGGAGATCCGCAACCCGTCGCTGCGCGAGCGCCTGCTCGCCGTCGACCCCGGAGCGCAGGAGGCCGAGTCCGCCCCGGTGGTGGCGGACGGCGTGGAGCTGGACGGCCGGATCCTCACCACCGGCGAGCTGGCCGGCTGGCTCGCCGAGCACGGCACCGGCCCGCTCGGCGTGGCCACCGTCGACACCTGGGCGCTCGGCACCGGCTCGGTCGCCGAGATCGCCCTGGCCACCGCCTCCGGACCGGCGGCCTGGTTCGACCCGTCCCAGCTCGACGAGGCCGACGAGAGGGCGTTCGCGGCCTGGCTGGCCGACGCGGACCGCCCGAAGGTCCTGCACAACGCCAAGGGCGCGATGCGGGTCTTCGCCGAGCACGGCTGGACGGTCGCCGGGGTCACCATGGACACCGCGCTTGCCGCCTACCTGGTCAAGCCGGGCCGGCGCTCCTTCGACCTGGACGCGCTGTCCCTGGAGTACCTGCACCGCGAGCTGGCCCCCGCCGCGGCGGCCGACGGCCAGCTGGCCTTCGGCGCGGACGACGGCGCCGAGGCCGAAGCGCTGATGATCCAGGCCCGTGCCGTGCTCGACCTGGGCGAGGCCTTCGGGGAACGGCTGCGGGAGGTCGGCGCGGCCGATCTGCTGCGGGACGTGGAGCTGCCCACCTCCGCGCTGCTGGCCCGGATGGAGCGGCACGGCATCGCGGCGGACCGCGCCCACCTGGAAGCCATGGAACAGATGTTCGCGGGCGCGGTGCAGCAGGCCGTGAAGGAGGCCCACGCGGCGGTCGGGCACGAGTTCAACCTGGGCTCGCCCAAGCAGCTCCAGGAGGTCCTCTTCGGCGAGCTGGGCCTGCCGAAGACCAAGAAGACCAAGACCGGCTACACCACCGACGCCGACGCCCTGGCCTGGCTCGCCGGCCAGACCGACAACGAGCTGCCGGTGATCATGCTCCGCCACCGCGAGCAGGCGAAGCTCCGCGTGACGGTCGAGGGCCTGATCAAGACGATCGCGACGGACGGCCGTATCCACACCACCTTCAACCAGACCGTGGCCGCGACGGGCCGGCTCTCCTCGACCGACCCGAACCTGCAGAACATCCCGGTCCGCACCGACGAGGGCCGGGCGATCCGCCGCGGCTTCGTGGTCGGTGAGGGCTACGAGTCCCTGATGACCGCGGACTACAGCCAAATCGAGCTGCGCGTGATGGCCCACCTCTCCGAGGACGAGGGCCTGATCGAGGCGTTCACCTCCGGCGAGGACCTGCACACCACGGTGGCCTCGCAGGTCTTCTCCGTCGACCGGTCCGCGGTCGACGCGGAGATGCGCCGCAAGATCAAGGCGATGTCCTACGGCCTGGCGTACGGCCTGTCGGCGTTCGGTCTCTCCCAGCAGCTCAACATCGAGGCGGCGGAGGCCCGCGCCCTGATGGACACCTACTTCGAGCGCTTCGGCGGGGTCCGGGACTATCTGCACCGCGTCGTCGACGAGGCCCGCGCGACCGGCTACACCGAAACCCTCTTCGGCCGCCGCCGCTACCTCCCGGACCTCAACAGCGACAACCGCCAGCGCCGTGAGATGGCCGAGCGCATGGCGCTCAACGCGCCCATCCAGGGCACCGCGGCGGACATCGTCAAGATCGCCATGCTGAACGTCGACCGCGCCCTGACCGAGGCGAAGCTGACCTCCCGCATGCTGCTCCAGGTCCACGACGAAATCGTCCTGGAGATCGCCCCGGGCGAGCGCGAGCGCGTGGAGGAGATCGTCCGCCGCGAGATGGCCGGCGCGGTCCGCCTCCGGGCCCCCCTGGACGTCTCGGTGGGCGTCGGCTCCGACTGGGAGTCCGCAGCGCACTGA
- a CDS encoding FdhF/YdeP family oxidoreductase, with the protein MARKPPKADPVQDAPQVAEPQHAAAGLPAIGHTLRVAQRQMGLKRTALTLLSVNQKDGFDCPGCAWPEPEHRHKAEFCENGAKAVAEEATLRRVTREFFAAHPVADLARRSGYWLGQQGRLTHPMYLPEGAEHYEPVTWERAFDIIAEEIAALSSPDEAVFYTSGRTSNEAAFLYQLFARELGTNNLPDCSNMCHESSGSALTETLGVGKGSVLLEDLYRADLIIVAGQNPGTNHPRMLSALEKAKAGGARIISVNPLPEAGLERFKNPQTPQGMLKGAALTDLFLQIRLGGDQALFRLLNKLILETEGAVDEEFVREHTHGFEEFAEAARAADWDATLTATGLTREEIEEALRMVLASERTIVCWAMGLTQHKHAVPTIREVVNFLLLRGNIGRPGAGVCPVRGHSNVQGDRTMGIVERPAPAFLDALEKEFGFAPPREHGYDVVRAIRALRDGEAKVFFAMGGNFVSASPDTEVTEAAMRRARLTVHVSTKLNRSHAVTGARALILPTLGRTERDLQAGGEQFVTVEDSMGMVHASRGRLEPASPQLLSEPAIVCRLARRVLGERSVVPWEEFEKDYAAIRDRIARVIPGFEDFNARVARPGGFALPHAPRDERRFPTATGKANFTAAPVEYPELPEGRLLLQTLRSHDQYNTTVYGLDDRYRGIRGGRRVVLVNPEDAAALGVTDGTYVDLVSEWKDGVERRAPGFRVVHYPTARGCAAAYYPETNVLVPLDATADTSNTPASKSVVVRLEQSATD; encoded by the coding sequence ATGGCGAGGAAGCCACCGAAGGCCGACCCGGTCCAGGACGCGCCGCAGGTCGCCGAGCCGCAGCACGCGGCGGCGGGGCTGCCGGCCATCGGGCACACCCTGCGCGTCGCCCAGCGGCAGATGGGTCTGAAGCGCACCGCGCTGACCCTGCTCAGCGTGAACCAGAAGGACGGCTTCGACTGCCCGGGCTGCGCGTGGCCCGAGCCGGAGCACCGGCACAAGGCGGAGTTCTGCGAGAACGGCGCGAAGGCGGTCGCGGAGGAGGCGACGCTGCGCCGGGTCACGCGGGAGTTCTTCGCCGCGCACCCGGTCGCCGACCTCGCCCGCCGCAGCGGCTACTGGCTCGGCCAGCAGGGCCGTCTCACCCACCCGATGTACCTCCCGGAGGGTGCCGAGCACTACGAGCCGGTCACCTGGGAGCGCGCCTTCGACATCATCGCGGAGGAGATCGCCGCCCTCTCCTCCCCCGACGAGGCCGTCTTCTACACCTCGGGCCGCACCAGCAACGAGGCCGCGTTCCTGTACCAGCTCTTCGCCCGCGAGCTGGGCACGAACAACCTCCCGGACTGTTCGAACATGTGCCACGAGTCCTCCGGCTCGGCGCTGACCGAGACGCTCGGCGTCGGCAAGGGCAGCGTCCTGCTGGAGGATCTGTACCGGGCGGACCTCATCATCGTGGCGGGCCAGAACCCGGGCACCAACCACCCGCGGATGCTCTCCGCCCTGGAGAAGGCCAAGGCGGGCGGCGCGAGGATCATCAGCGTCAATCCGCTGCCCGAGGCGGGCCTGGAGCGGTTCAAGAACCCGCAGACCCCGCAGGGCATGCTGAAGGGCGCCGCCCTGACCGACCTCTTCCTGCAGATCCGCCTCGGCGGCGACCAGGCCCTGTTCCGCCTGCTGAACAAGCTGATCCTGGAGACCGAGGGCGCCGTGGACGAGGAGTTCGTCCGCGAGCACACCCACGGGTTCGAGGAGTTCGCCGAGGCCGCCCGCGCGGCCGACTGGGACGCCACGCTCACCGCCACCGGCCTCACGCGCGAGGAGATCGAGGAAGCCCTGCGAATGGTCCTCGCCTCCGAGCGCACCATCGTCTGCTGGGCCATGGGTCTCACCCAGCACAAGCACGCGGTGCCGACCATCCGCGAGGTGGTCAACTTCCTGCTGCTGCGCGGCAACATCGGCCGTCCGGGCGCGGGCGTGTGCCCGGTGCGCGGTCACTCCAACGTGCAGGGCGACCGCACGATGGGCATCGTCGAGCGGCCCGCGCCGGCCTTCCTCGACGCCCTGGAGAAGGAGTTCGGCTTCGCTCCCCCGCGCGAGCACGGCTACGACGTGGTGCGCGCCATCCGCGCGCTGCGCGACGGCGAGGCCAAGGTGTTCTTCGCGATGGGCGGCAACTTCGTCTCCGCCTCGCCCGACACGGAGGTCACCGAGGCGGCGATGCGGCGTGCCCGGCTCACCGTGCACGTCTCGACGAAACTGAACCGCAGTCATGCGGTCACGGGCGCGCGGGCGCTGATCCTGCCGACCCTCGGCCGCACCGAGCGTGATCTCCAGGCGGGCGGCGAGCAGTTCGTGACCGTCGAGGACTCGATGGGCATGGTGCACGCCTCCCGCGGCCGGCTGGAGCCGGCGAGCCCGCAGCTGCTGTCCGAGCCGGCCATCGTGTGCCGGCTGGCCCGCCGGGTGCTCGGCGAGCGCAGCGTGGTGCCGTGGGAGGAGTTCGAGAAGGACTACGCGGCGATCCGGGACCGCATCGCGCGGGTGATCCCCGGGTTCGAGGACTTCAACGCGCGTGTGGCCCGCCCCGGCGGCTTCGCCCTGCCGCACGCCCCGCGCGACGAGCGGCGCTTCCCGACGGCGACCGGCAAGGCCAACTTCACGGCCGCGCCGGTGGAGTATCCCGAACTGCCCGAGGGGCGCCTGCTGTTGCAGACCCTGCGCTCCCACGACCAGTACAACACCACGGTCTACGGCCTGGACGACCGCTACCGCGGCATCCGGGGCGGCCGCCGCGTGGTGCTGGTGAACCCGGAGGACGCCGCCGCGCTCGGCGTCACGGACGGGACCTACGTGGACCTGGTGAGCGAGTGGAAGGACGGCGTGGAGCGGCGGGCCCCGGGCTTCCGCGTGGTGCACTACCCCACCGCGCGGGGCTGTGCCGCCGCCTACTACCCGGAGACCAACGTCCTGGTGCCGCTGGACGCCACCGCGGACACCAGCAACACCCCGGCCAGCAAGTCCGTCGTGGTCCGTCTGGAACAATCGGCCACCGACTGA
- a CDS encoding hotdog fold thioesterase translates to MGEQHTVKFPQEVIEEYAALGVDLPALFSAGHLGTRMGVQILEASADRVVGTMPVEGNTQPYGLLHGGASAVLAETLGSVGSMLHGGVSKIAVGVDLNCTHHRGVRSGLVTGVATPVHRGRSTATYEIVISDEEGRRVCTARLTCMLRDVTPRDEERASSLG, encoded by the coding sequence ATGGGCGAGCAGCACACCGTGAAGTTCCCGCAAGAGGTCATCGAGGAGTACGCGGCACTGGGCGTGGACCTGCCCGCCCTGTTCTCGGCCGGGCACCTGGGCACGCGGATGGGCGTGCAGATCCTGGAGGCCTCGGCGGACCGCGTCGTGGGCACCATGCCGGTCGAGGGCAACACGCAGCCGTACGGGCTGCTGCACGGCGGCGCCTCCGCGGTGCTGGCCGAGACGCTGGGCTCGGTGGGGTCGATGCTGCACGGCGGCGTCTCGAAGATCGCCGTCGGGGTGGACCTGAACTGCACGCACCACCGCGGGGTGCGCTCGGGCCTGGTCACCGGTGTGGCCACCCCGGTGCACCGGGGGCGGTCGACGGCGACGTACGAGATCGTGATCAGTGACGAGGAGGGCCGGCGGGTGTGCACCGCCCGGCTGACCTGCATGCTGCGGGACGTGACCCCGCGCGACGAGGAGCGGGCCAGTTCACTCGGCTGA
- a CDS encoding branched-chain amino acid ABC transporter substrate-binding protein, protein MRQRSLIAITAALAAGSLTLTACGSRDDSSNGGDGGEKTTVVIGVDAPLTGDLSALGLGIKNSADLAVKTANKEEYVKGVEFKLEPLDDQAQPSVGQQNAQKFISNKDVLGVVGPLNSSVSQQMQKPLNDAGLVQVSPANTGTELTQGDGWKTGNSVRQFKTFFRTATTDEIQGAFAAEYLYTKAGVKKVYLIDDQKTYGAGLAASFKTNFTKLGGKIVGTDHINPDDRDFNAVVAKIKKTGAEALYYGGEYPAAAPLSQQLKDSGQKIPLMGGDGIYSGEYPKLNKKAEGDLATSVGKPVEQLASAKEFIKNYEAEGYEDAYEAYGGLTYDATWSIIEAVKLAVEGNDGELPSDGRKAVLDAMAKVKFDGVTGTISFDEFGDTTNTLMTAYKVKGNTWAPEHSASPKVD, encoded by the coding sequence GTGCGTCAACGTTCGCTCATTGCCATCACCGCCGCCCTCGCGGCGGGATCGCTCACCCTCACCGCATGCGGGTCGCGCGACGACAGCAGCAACGGCGGCGACGGCGGCGAGAAGACCACCGTCGTGATCGGCGTCGACGCCCCCCTGACGGGTGACCTCTCCGCTCTCGGCCTGGGCATCAAGAACTCCGCCGACCTGGCCGTGAAGACGGCCAACAAGGAGGAGTACGTCAAGGGCGTCGAGTTCAAGCTCGAGCCCCTGGACGACCAGGCCCAGCCGTCCGTCGGCCAGCAGAACGCCCAGAAGTTCATCAGCAACAAGGACGTCCTCGGTGTCGTCGGCCCGCTGAACTCCAGCGTGTCGCAGCAGATGCAGAAGCCGCTCAACGACGCCGGCCTGGTCCAGGTCTCCCCGGCCAACACCGGCACCGAGCTGACCCAGGGCGACGGCTGGAAGACCGGCAACTCGGTCCGCCAGTTCAAGACCTTCTTCCGCACCGCCACCACGGACGAGATCCAGGGCGCCTTCGCCGCCGAGTACCTGTACACCAAGGCCGGCGTCAAGAAGGTCTACCTGATCGACGACCAGAAGACCTACGGCGCGGGTCTCGCCGCCTCCTTCAAGACCAACTTCACCAAGCTCGGCGGCAAGATCGTCGGCACCGACCACATCAACCCCGACGACCGTGACTTCAACGCCGTCGTGGCCAAGATCAAGAAGACCGGCGCCGAGGCGCTCTACTACGGCGGCGAGTACCCGGCCGCCGCTCCGCTGAGCCAGCAGCTCAAGGACAGCGGCCAGAAGATCCCGCTGATGGGCGGCGACGGCATCTACTCCGGCGAGTACCCCAAGCTGAACAAGAAGGCCGAGGGCGACCTCGCCACCTCCGTGGGCAAGCCGGTCGAGCAGCTCGCCTCCGCCAAGGAGTTCATCAAGAACTACGAGGCCGAGGGCTACGAGGACGCCTACGAGGCGTACGGCGGCCTGACCTACGACGCCACCTGGTCGATCATCGAGGCCGTGAAGCTGGCGGTCGAGGGCAACGACGGCGAGCTCCCGTCGGACGGCCGCAAGGCGGTTCTGGACGCCATGGCCAAGGTCAAGTTCGACGGCGTCACCGGCACCATCTCCTTCGACGAGTTCGGTGACACCACGAACACCCTGATGACCGCCTACAAGGTCAAGGGCAACACCTGGGCGCCGGAGCACAGCGCCTCCCCCAAGGTGGACTGA
- a CDS encoding branched-chain amino acid ABC transporter permease — translation MNELPQQLANGLILGAMYGLIAIGYTMVYGIVQLINFAHGEIFMVGGFGALTIWLILPEGFALGAAVPLMIVGGIVVSVAVATAAERFAYRPLRTAPRLAPLITAIGLSIVLQQVVWMWYPDAKKDVPFPQFDGDPIDILGANIQRGDLFVLIAAPLCMVALGLFVTKTRSGRGMQATAQDPDTAKLMGINTDRIIVMAFAIGAAFAAIAAVAYGLKNGQVGFRMGFLMGLKAFTAAVLGGIGNIYGAMLGGLVLGVAESLATGYIGDIPGMELFGGGAWKDVWAFSLLILVLLFRPQGLLGERVADRA, via the coding sequence GTGAACGAACTGCCGCAACAGCTGGCCAATGGACTCATCCTCGGCGCGATGTACGGACTCATCGCGATCGGCTACACGATGGTCTACGGCATCGTCCAGCTCATCAACTTCGCCCACGGCGAGATCTTCATGGTCGGGGGCTTCGGGGCCCTGACCATCTGGCTCATACTCCCCGAAGGCTTCGCCCTCGGCGCTGCCGTCCCGCTCATGATCGTCGGTGGCATCGTCGTCTCGGTCGCGGTCGCCACCGCGGCGGAACGGTTCGCCTACCGGCCGCTGCGCACCGCGCCCCGGCTGGCGCCCCTGATCACCGCCATCGGTCTGTCCATCGTCCTCCAGCAGGTCGTGTGGATGTGGTACCCGGACGCCAAGAAGGACGTCCCCTTCCCGCAGTTCGACGGCGATCCCATCGACATCCTCGGCGCCAACATCCAGCGTGGTGACCTCTTCGTGCTGATCGCCGCCCCGCTGTGCATGGTCGCCCTGGGCCTCTTCGTGACGAAGACCCGCTCCGGCCGCGGTATGCAGGCCACCGCCCAGGACCCGGACACCGCCAAGCTGATGGGCATCAACACCGACCGCATCATCGTGATGGCCTTCGCCATCGGTGCCGCGTTCGCCGCCATCGCCGCGGTCGCCTACGGCCTGAAGAACGGCCAGGTCGGCTTCCGGATGGGCTTCCTGATGGGCCTCAAGGCCTTCACCGCCGCCGTGCTCGGCGGCATCGGCAACATCTACGGCGCCATGCTCGGCGGCCTCGTCCTCGGTGTCGCCGAGTCCCTCGCCACCGGCTACATCGGTGACATCCCCGGCATGGAGCTGTTCGGCGGCGGCGCCTGGAAGGACGTGTGGGCGTTCAGCCTGCTCATCCTCGTCCTGCTCTTCAGGCCACAGGGCCTGCTCGGCGAACGCGTCGCGGATCGGGCGTGA
- a CDS encoding branched-chain amino acid ABC transporter permease: MTKTTDTTVDTTKVSTAPATPVVPLPSAAARALTVAGSAVALVGTFLAWTWTREFPGNLTVTGYPGGLQVLTLVGALLTLLFAVSGYGIKGLRWLTPGGTNSPVLLSALGVLGTTGYAIGAISYELGGLVNLEPGAWVSGVGALIAVIGALGLPVDQPYDAGDPSPGLWGRIRHALTAPEPPRARELPSWAEILIIAAGFGVGLYVFAYGIGTEYSELFIGFLIVAGFGFTAVTRAGLLKRLSALTAKHRNVALAAAFVAAICFPFTQTNDQFALIGANILIFATVALGLNVVVGLAGLLDLGYVAFLGVGAYAAALVSGSPQSTIGVHFPFWAAVLTGALASLVFGVVIGAPTLRLRGDYLAIVTLGFGEIFRITMNNLNGNSGPDVTNGSNGIPNIPDLEIFGFNLGLPHNVLGHELTRSGNYYLLMLVFTAVVVLVFRRSAESRIGRAWVAIREDETAATAMGINGFRLKLLAFALGACLAGLAGTVQAHVSYSVTPEQYQFAGSVPPNSAFLLAAVILGGMGTISGPLIGAALLYLIPAKLQFMAEYQLLLFGIALMLLMRFRPEGLVADRRKQLEFHETGQLDVPDDKPLPDGATGVAKAGA, encoded by the coding sequence ATGACGAAGACCACCGACACCACCGTCGACACCACCAAGGTGTCCACCGCCCCGGCCACCCCGGTCGTGCCGCTGCCCTCCGCCGCGGCCCGCGCCCTCACCGTCGCCGGCTCGGCGGTCGCCCTCGTCGGCACCTTCCTCGCCTGGACCTGGACCAGGGAGTTCCCCGGCAACCTCACGGTCACCGGCTACCCCGGCGGCCTGCAGGTGCTCACGCTCGTGGGAGCACTGCTCACCCTGCTGTTCGCCGTCTCCGGCTACGGGATCAAGGGCCTGCGCTGGCTCACCCCCGGCGGCACCAACAGCCCCGTCCTGCTGAGCGCCCTCGGCGTCCTCGGCACCACCGGCTACGCCATCGGCGCCATCTCCTACGAGCTGGGCGGCCTGGTCAACCTGGAGCCCGGCGCCTGGGTCTCCGGCGTGGGCGCCCTGATCGCCGTCATCGGCGCCCTCGGCCTCCCCGTCGACCAGCCGTACGACGCGGGCGACCCCAGCCCGGGCCTGTGGGGCCGCATCCGCCACGCGCTGACCGCTCCCGAGCCGCCCCGCGCCAGGGAGCTGCCCTCCTGGGCGGAGATCCTGATCATCGCCGCGGGCTTCGGCGTCGGCCTGTACGTCTTCGCGTACGGCATCGGCACCGAGTACTCCGAGCTGTTCATCGGCTTCCTGATCGTCGCCGGATTCGGCTTCACCGCCGTCACCCGCGCCGGCCTGCTCAAGCGGCTCTCGGCGCTCACCGCCAAGCACCGCAACGTCGCCCTCGCTGCGGCGTTCGTCGCGGCGATCTGCTTCCCGTTCACCCAGACGAACGACCAGTTCGCCCTGATCGGCGCGAACATCCTCATCTTCGCGACGGTCGCGCTGGGTCTGAACGTGGTCGTCGGCCTCGCCGGTCTGCTCGACCTCGGATACGTCGCCTTCCTCGGCGTCGGCGCCTACGCCGCCGCCCTGGTCTCCGGCTCCCCGCAGTCGACCATCGGCGTCCACTTCCCGTTCTGGGCGGCCGTCCTCACCGGTGCCCTCGCCTCGCTGGTCTTCGGCGTGGTGATCGGTGCCCCGACCCTGCGGCTGCGCGGCGACTACCTCGCCATCGTGACGCTCGGTTTCGGTGAGATCTTCCGCATCACCATGAACAACCTGAACGGCAACAGCGGTCCGGACGTCACCAACGGCTCCAACGGCATCCCGAACATCCCCGACCTGGAGATCTTCGGGTTCAACCTGGGCCTGCCGCACAACGTGCTGGGCCACGAGCTGACCCGTTCCGGGAACTACTACCTGCTGATGCTGGTGTTCACGGCCGTCGTCGTGCTGGTCTTCCGCCGCTCCGCGGAGTCCCGCATCGGCCGCGCGTGGGTCGCCATCCGCGAGGACGAGACCGCCGCCACCGCGATGGGCATCAACGGCTTCCGCCTGAAGCTGCTCGCCTTCGCGCTCGGCGCGTGCCTCGCCGGTCTCGCCGGCACCGTCCAGGCGCACGTGTCGTACAGCGTCACGCCCGAGCAGTACCAGTTCGCCGGCTCCGTGCCGCCCAACTCGGCCTTTCTGCTCGCCGCCGTCATCCTCGGCGGCATGGGCACCATCAGCGGCCCGCTGATCGGCGCCGCGCTGCTCTACCTGATCCCCGCCAAGCTCCAGTTCATGGCGGAGTACCAGCTGCTCCTCTTCGGCATCGCGCTGATGCTCCTGATGCGCTTCCGGCCCGAGGGCCTGGTCGCCGACCGCAGGAAGCAGCTCGAATTCCACGAGACCGGACAGCTCGACGTACCGGACGACAAGCCGCTCCCCGACGGCGCGACCGGCGTCGCCAAGGCAGGGGCGTGA
- a CDS encoding ABC transporter ATP-binding protein: MTTTTTAPAPAGTTVLDASGVTMRFGGLTAVRGVDLTVNSGEIVGLIGPNGAGKTTFFNCLTGLYVPTEGKVAYKGTVLPPKPHLVTQAGIARTFQNIRLFANMTVLENVLVGRHTRTKEGLWSALLRLPGFKKAEQESRERAMELLEFTGLAAKADHLARNLPYGEQRKLEIARALASEPGLLLLDEPTAGMNPQETRAAEELIFAIREKGIAILVIEHDIRFIMNLCDRVAVLVQGEKIVEGPAEVVQADERVIAAYLGTPFEGAPGKEEVAEVEAAEAEAHSTTEGDDK, translated from the coding sequence ATGACCACCACCACCACCGCACCCGCACCCGCCGGCACCACGGTGCTCGACGCCAGCGGCGTCACGATGCGCTTCGGCGGCCTGACCGCCGTGCGCGGGGTCGACCTCACCGTCAACAGCGGCGAGATCGTCGGCCTCATCGGCCCCAACGGCGCCGGGAAGACGACCTTCTTCAACTGCCTCACCGGCCTGTACGTGCCGACCGAGGGCAAGGTCGCCTACAAGGGCACCGTCCTGCCGCCCAAGCCGCACCTGGTCACCCAGGCCGGCATCGCCCGTACGTTCCAGAACATCCGGCTGTTCGCCAACATGACCGTTCTGGAGAACGTGCTGGTCGGACGGCACACCCGCACCAAGGAAGGCCTGTGGTCGGCGCTGCTGCGGCTGCCCGGCTTCAAGAAGGCCGAGCAGGAGTCGCGCGAGCGGGCCATGGAACTCCTGGAGTTCACCGGTCTGGCCGCCAAGGCCGACCACCTCGCCCGCAACCTGCCCTACGGCGAGCAGCGCAAGCTGGAGATCGCCCGGGCGCTGGCGAGCGAGCCGGGTCTGCTCCTGCTGGACGAGCCGACCGCCGGCATGAACCCGCAGGAGACCCGGGCCGCGGAGGAGCTGATCTTCGCGATCCGGGAGAAGGGCATCGCCATCCTCGTCATCGAGCACGACATCCGGTTCATCATGAACCTGTGCGACCGGGTCGCCGTGCTGGTCCAGGGCGAGAAGATCGTCGAGGGCCCCGCCGAGGTCGTCCAGGCCGACGAGCGCGTCATCGCCGCCTACCTCGGCACGCCCTTCGAGGGCGCGCCGGGCAAGGAGGAGGTCGCGGAGGTCGAAGCCGCCGAGGCCGAGGCGCACAGCACCACGGAAGGGGACGACAAGTGA